In Canis lupus baileyi chromosome 19, mCanLup2.hap1, whole genome shotgun sequence, the sequence GCCTCACTCCCCCGCCCTCGCCGCCACCCTGGGGTTTCCTTCCTCTTCACATCTCGCTCTCCAGGGCCAACCAGTTACAGGCTTGCAAGTAACCCTGGGCGGGGGTGCTGGGGAGGCCCAGGACCAGTTCTGCCCAGCACCTTCACCTGTGAAAGCGGCCCTGCACTTCCACTACTCAGCATGGGGGAAGGGACACTAGGTTAGGGGCAGAACCCAGTCCAATTCCCGAGCCTCTCTGGGCTTTGCACCACAGGACTCGAGATCTCCCCGTTCCAAATACAGACTCAGACTTAGGTCGGGGAAACTGCTCCTTTATGAAAGGAAACCAAGGgctgctcctggagacccaggtggAAGTCCAAAGCAGGTCTTTGGGCCCCAATTTGGGGTATTCCATCCGCTGCTCCAGCTTGGCCTCAGACTACTTTCTTAGGTGGTCGAGCTTGGCCTCGCCTGCGGTCCCGGACAGCTCCTCTCCGTCCCAGCTTGGCCTGGTCCCGCTGGGGCTTGCCCTTGGCCTTTGAAGGCCTGTGGTAAGTGCCTCCATCTGGCCTCCGCTCTTTTCCTCGTGGCTTCTTGCCTGGGGGCCCGGTGAACTGTCCGCGTTTGGCTGCTTTCGGGAACATGTCTGTGGGGAAGAGACTGTGTCGAGGCCACCAGGGCAAAGACAAGCCCAAGGTGCCTGGCTGCAGTAATCCCCTGCCACATACCCTCATCGGgctcctctcccactgcctggcGGAAATACTCAGCTtcgtcctcctcttcctcctgctggcCAGCCCCCTCTGTCTCCGGGGGGGCACCAGGGTCCTCAGCATCGCTATCCCCACTGGCCTCTGCCCGCGTCCGCTTCATGCCTGCCAGGCTCTTCTTCCTGGAAAGGGGTGCCAGTGAGGGGGGCAGCCTGCACCTGCAACCCTGCCTCACCCACACAGCCCACGGCCACACACTTGTGTGCCTCTCGCTGCTCCCGCTTGCGCTGGACGTTCTGAGCCTGCTGGTCCTGCCTCTGGGCCTTCAGCCGCAGCTTCTCCTCCTTGGCTGCCAGGATGGCCTGCAGCTCCTCCTCGGTCTTGTGCACTGAGGAAGATGACACAGGTCACCGAGACCCAAGTGTATTTTGAGACCCACCTGCAAGGGCCTTAGACCTCCAGCCCATGGTTCCCCAGCCCCATCCTCACCGAAACTGTGGAACAGCACGTTCCCCTCTCCCACACCCTCCTGGATCTTGATGAGCTGTAGCGTCATCCGAGGCCCAATCTGGAGAAACAAGGGCAAAAAGTCAGTTCTTCCTCAGAGCTGGGGGCTGCCAGAGGAGTCACTTCTGCCACTGGGCCTGCCCCAGGGCTGGGCCTCACCTCTGTGAGCCGCACAGCGCTTTGCTGTGCCCGCATGTTGCCACGCCCTGCGACAGCCTGGGGCAGCTCAGTGATGTTGTGCTCACCATCAGGCTCTGCCTCACTCTCGGACAGCCCAGCGCCCCTGTGCAGAGGACACACCAAGGTCAGCGGGGGATCTCAGGCTCCTAAAACAGCTCCAGGGTACCCAGGACTTCAGTGATCTCCCACCCAGTGCACTCCTTACGTAGCCAACAGCTCGCTGATGTCCTGCAGACGGCTCATGTTGGGAAACTTCTCCTGCAGAAGCTTCTTCATCCCTCGACTTGCACCCACTGGAACAACTTTGATGCTACTGCAGGAACCAGGGCGTGAGAAGGGTGTTAGAAGTTGTGAGACTGGAGGAGGTCAGCTCTGCCTACCCATTCCCACAGTGCGTCAGAGCGTTTACTTTGAGACTGAGCAATCACAGACCCTCAGCTGGAACACTGTCATCAGCCGCACATGAAAGtcacccctcctccacccccaccacctcccaaTACTCACTAATGACGGAAATCTAGCTCCTGGGAGTCGGGATTGTAGTTGATGAGAAGGCAGCGCTTGATGGTGTTTAGGTTCACCTGGAAGGAAGAGGTGGGGCAAAGCACCACATGAACCACCCACAGACTTCCCTGTGTGGAGCCACACCAAGCCCACGGCTATACTCCAGAAATCTCCCAGCAAGGGGGTGTGGGGTGCTGCTAGCACTGTGGGGACTCATGGGCTGGTTCAGGCACTGGCTAGAAATCCTGGTTCTTAGGCCCACTGAAGCGGTCTACACCAGACTCCCCGATGATTGGCACCTAACAGCCTAATTTGAGACCTGCTAGTGCTGGGGGTTAGGAGctggggctctggagccagacaagTTAAAATATCCAGTCCTGCTCCCTGTAACTGACATCAAACTACAATTCacttctgtctgcctgtctctctgtctacaAAATGGAGTCACAACACCTGCCACACTTCAGAAATAAAGGACCATCAGCATCATTTTCTGTCCTCCAAAGAGTAAtgcaactcctttttttttttttttgagtaatgcAACTCCTAAAAGAGCCTCTTACCCTAGAATCACAGAACACATGAGTGAAACTGGACCTCAGAACCCGGAGCTCTCAGCCTCAGTGCCAAGAGGTGAGGACTGAACAAACAACCCAAGGGCCTATGTGTGGTACCTATTGTCCCAGATGCCCCGTCCACCCTCATCTCCCACCACACCAGGCCCATCCCACCTTATGCACATTGATGGAGGGAAACAGGTTCTGGAACATGGTGGCCATGAGCTTCACGTGCATGCCATGGGGGCCGAAACTGTTGAGCACcaggagaggtgggtgggcaAACTGCTGTTCATGCATGCGGTGTCGGCGCAACGAGGAGACTACATCTCGCACTAACGTATACTGCAGGACAGGGTGGGAAGTGGGTGCCTGGCAGCCACATGTGGTCGGCACCACCCCAAACCCATCCCCTACCCAACACCCCCCCTACCATCTCCAATCCATACCTTGTTGATCCGGAAGGTCAAGGTGGGGCCTCCTGGGAGGCGCATCAGCTTCTACAGAAAAAAAGAGTTGGTGAAGAGTGGAGGCATCCAGCTagggggggcagggagtgggaacCTCTGCTCCATCTCTTCAGAGCGTTTACTTTGAAGCCAGAATCATGGCAGCTCAGAGGCATATGGGTTCATCATGAGAGCTGGGAGAGCAGGAGGTCAGGGAGAAAATCAGGGCTTCCCAGGTATTAACTCACAAAGTAGATGTTCGTTTCTGTTTTACTCAAGATCAGGAAATGGGTGACCCCAAGAGGCCCGGCCACTGCCACACAATCCTTCAGGGTGTTTTTCTTTCGTATCTGGGAATTGCAAAAAACAAATAGGATGGATCATGAACATCTCCTCTTGAGCAAAGACTACAAGCTGAGGCTGTTATGACCTTTCTTGCATTTAATTTCtccaagaaagagaagagagtgaaACGCTCCCGACCTCTAAAGCTAATCAGGCTTGAATTTATCCGTTGAACACTGCATCGCCCAATCTGCAGATGAGGCGACTGATCCCTGAGACGTTAACTAGCTTCCTCCAGGCCTTTGAGAGAGGCCAAGTTTCCACCCTAGCTTTGCTAGCTCGAGGCCCCTAACCACCAGCCCTAGGCGTGCAGCCAAGCCCCCAGCGGAGTGCGTTCATCTGCGCGCGCTCTCGCTGCTGCCCCACAAATCCCTGAGCCGCAGGGACGCTGCTCCCCGTAAGGGTCCCTTTCTCGAGCCAAGGAGACTGGAGCCACTCCGCGGCCGCCAAGACAGGGCCCATGGCTGACGGAGGCGCGCCGGGTGACGCAGACCTGCAGGCGGGTGGCGGTCAGCGGCTCCATGACCCGGCGCAGATCCAGGCTGAGCTGCCGGACGCCGCGACCCGCGCGGCCCCGAGCGAACACGAACGAGTGCGGCTGCGCGGCGTAGGCCTCGAGGTTGCGGAGCTGCGCCTGGGCGCGCGCACGCTTCTGGTGCCGGGACTGCGGGGGCGAAAGGAGAGCGGTCAACGCCACGGCCCCCCCCACCGTCCCCTCGGCCCCCTCGCGCCTCGCCCCCCAGTCCCGGCCGCAGCGCCTCACCCGCCCGGACTGCCCCATGCCGCCGGGCCCTCCAGCTGCACCCTTCCGCCTGCTGCTTCCGGCGCCGCGCCGCTCACTTCCGGCGCCGGCGAGGAGGTCACGTGAGGCGGCACGCGCGGCGGCGTCACCGGGCGGGCATGCGCACCAGGTGGCGGCGGGCAGCACTCCTTGGAGGAGTTGCTATGGAGACACCTGGTGCTTGTTTCTACGGCAACCGGGAGGGGCTGGGGTGTCAGGGGAGCAGCGCGGGCTTCTGAGAAAGGAACCGTGGGTTCGAATCCTGCCTCGACCCATGACTGCGGCTGGGCGAATATGAGAGCCGCTTGATCCGCGCCAGGGCCCCCGCAAGCATCCCAAAGCGAGGATGGTGATCGTTTCCCCTCTGACCCGCgaatttaaaaagatgatgtaTGCACAACGCTTGGCGCACCAGCACCAGGCACTTGGGGGAGCACCCGAGAAAAGGGCAGAGCATGGCAGTTAGGCACGTGGGCCCCAGCTCCTGAGGGCCAGCTGTCTTCCCCGGAGGCCCTGCCTGCGGCTGAGAGATGGAAACTCCGCATCACCTTCTGGAAACTTAGGGCAAGGCGGGCGCTTTGTGAATAACTCACCCCCTCCCGGTTTCCGCTCGAAGCCCCAGTCTTGGCCTCAGGCCCCTGGCTTCTTCCCCAGAAccttggggtgggggaaagggatgCCCCCAATGTCTCTCTCCCCCATCCGCTTCCCCTCCCCCGCTTGCTTCCcccctcctgtctctccctccagttccttcccctcttctccctccgGCCTTCCCTCCCGTCCTCCCCggtcttcttcctttctctctctcccccctgccccaacTTTGTCTCTGCCATCAATGGCCTCTCATCGCTTTCAAGTTTCGCTCTCTCCTGTCTCTAcccccatttctctcttctcatccGTCTTCCTGATTCGCCCTGTCTCTGTCCATCCCCCCaggtctctctccccttctctgtctcttggaCTCTCTCCCTTCTGTCAGTCCCTCTCCATGACTTATGAGGTTTCTTCTTTGCTGCCAAtggaggaggctggagggggctgcgggtggGGGGCCGAGGGGCccagtggcgggggggggggggggggggggcccagcccaggcctggagCCCAGCCTGGCAGCCTCTCTGAGATCTGGGACGACCATTTCCTCTTTCAGCCCGGGAGTCCACTCGGGTTACGAGTTCAGGACGCTAGGAACTGGGCGGAGGACACTGCTCCCTGAGAGTGAGTCTGCAGGTCGGTGAGGCTTTTGTGCAGGTGGGAGACCCTAGCCCAGGCTCTGAGCGGAGAGGGGGGGCTCTCAGTGAGTCTCTTTGCACCCCTGAGAAATGACTGCATGGTTATTTGTGTCTTGTACCTGCATGATTTGGCCTGAGGATGTGACAGTGTGTGTGGGAGACAAATGGAAACATGTTCCTTGTGGTGGGCACGTGGGCGGGGGTGCCAAGGTTCACTGCATACTTGGTTAGCACCTCCATGCTTGCAAGCGTGAGACCTTGTGTGCCTGGGTGTGTACGTATCTGACACACGGAAAAGACGTTCTTCACCCACAGGATATTTTCCTGTAAgttgtggtgtgtatgtgtgtgtggccATATTTTGAACACACAGTTGCTGTCGGAATCTGTGCTGTGTTTCCAGTTGTGTCTTTATATGTGTTCTTGCCAGGCAAatctgcagacacacacacacacacacacacacacacacacaccccagagatTCCATCTGTCTATCTTCGCGGCTCTATGCAGTGGTTTGCATGTCTCATTGGATATCCATATGTGTCTTTGTGTCTACACGGTTTTgggtgcatgcgtgtgtgtgagGGTTGTGGTTATACATGTGTGGATGCTGGAAACCAGTTACCTGGGCTGAGTCCCATCGTTCTCCAGCTGCACGACTGTGGACACATCACTCACCCTCTCTCAGGCTCAGTTTTCCCGCCTGTAAAATGGCTCCATACTGAAGAAAGCAGCTCAGGGgtcaaagattaaatgagattgaAGGTGTAGAGTTGAGAGTCAGCTTGATGCAGCAGGTGCTGCTGAGGTTTGCCGCCGTCTTTCTCAGCGGTGCGTGTCTGAGGCTGGAATTCCGCTAGCTTCCTGGGGCCTGCAGCCTCCCACGATCTGTGCTCTGTGGCGGGGGGAATGTCCGGAGCACTGACCTGTGTTATCAGGCTCTGGTGGCCTGGGCAGGGGGATCTGGCAATCCTGCCTCAGTTCTCATGCGGAAAATGCTAAATATTTACAGTTGGAGCTCCTGGACTCAGCACCACAACTCTAGTCCCAGGCTCTGGGGgcgtggggtgggcaggggtggttGCCaagcctcttccctcccctgaTCTCCCACCGGCCTCTCCCCATCCTCACTTAGAGGCTCCTGCTGGACCCTCGGCTCCTCCTAGGACTTCTTGTGCCTGCTTCAAGCTTTGCCAGACTCAGGGTCTTGGTCCTGAGAGGTGAGAGGGCAGGAGGgtaggagggcaggagggcaggtggaGGCTGATTTTGTCTGTTTGGAGACCTGGGCTTCCTCACATCCCCCCTCTTACCCCAGGGAGTGCAAGGCGGTGGctgttacacacacacaatctggcTCCAAGGGGTGCGGTCCGTCCCTGTTGGGGGGGGCGTGGCTGGTGTCTTCGAGGAGGGGGCAAGGAAAGCTCCTGCTTGGTGTGCAAGTATGATAGTGAAATGCCTTTCTTCGGCTCAGAACCCTCTGAGGTTCCCACCTTACTCAGAGTAAAAGCCCAAGTCCTCTTGAGGCCCATGAAGCCTTGCACATTTtgcttccctttcctccctgaCCTCACCTCCTCCCGCTCTCCCCCTTGCTCACTCTGTTCCAGTCCTACAGGCCTCCCTGTTATTCCACGGCACATCCAGCAAGGTcctatctcagggcctttgcacttgctgttccctctgcctggaacattcttacccttctctctctcttcaggtCTTTCTTTACTCAAGGGTCATCTTCTTAGGAGTCCTGACCCCTCTGTTTAAAATGGCCCCTTATCCTGGGACTCCCACCCCTTTCCTTACTTGCATGTTCTCCTAAACATTTATCACCCTCTGACCTACCCACCATCTGTTTTTCCATCCAGGATGTCAGCTCCGtgaaggcagggatttttttttttttttgtctgtgttgGTCATGGCAGTGTCCTCATTGCTTGAAATAGCTcttggcacacagtagacacCGGAGGAGGGTTTGCTGAATGTGTGAACCAAGGCAACGCGTGACAATGAAGACCTTGGGGCATGAGGCTGCGTGGCCACCAGGATGTCTGGGTTTGGACATAGTGGAACTTGGGACATATGGAGGTCTTGGTCCTGAGAGTGTGTGGACATGTGAGACATGTTCTGAGTACTGGCAAGTGCATGCAAGAGGGCATGTATGTCCTTGTCTGAGAGGCTGCAAGTGGGTGTACCCCAAGAATGAAGGCCGTGGGGGCCAGGGGTAGGTGGCCTCAGTACATGCCCTCAAGTGAAGATACTTGTAGGAGCTCACCTACGTGAGCTGGGGAACACTTGGGAGGGTGCAGCCGACctggggtgtgtgggtgtgtggaggggtgtgtgtatgtggcaCCAGGCACTGAACAAAACGCAGACTCAGTCTCTGAGAACTGATGTTCCAGTGGAGGAATTCAGATAATAAACAACGGCAAACAAACGAGGCAGTTTCAAAGAGTGACaaatgctaaaatgaaaaagttggACTGTGATAGGGAGTGCCCAGGAGGAGCAACGCTAGATGGTGTTGTTGGGGAGGGCTTCAGAGGAGGGGACATCCGAGCTAAGACCTGAATAAGCAGAGAGGGAGCCATGTTAAAattatgggaagaaaaaaaaaattctgggaagAATGGTCTAGAGtgaagaaacagcaagtgcaaaggccctgagacaggaCTGTCCCTGGCGTGTctgaggaacagcaaggaggtCAGTGTGCCTGGAACAGAGTGAGTGAggggtgagtgggagggagaagagggcagggaggggacaggaagaGGGTGCAGGGCCTTGTAGGACACAGGAAGATTTGGGTTTTTGCTCTGAGTGAGCTGGGGGCCTAGAAAAGGCAGAGATACGCCTGACTCTGGCAGCTGTGGGAGAAACAGATCAAAGATTGATGATGGACAActggaggcctggggtgggggtgggggggcagctgcTGTAAAGAAATCCAGATGCTCTCTTGAGCTGAGATCATGTTGGGGGGTGGTGACTGGGGGCCGGGGTGTGTGGAGGAATTCAGGGTCTAAACAGAAAAACTGACAGGCCTGGCTGATAGGTTAGATCTGCTGTGAAAAATGGGAGACGAGTGATTTTGGGGTTGGTCAGAGGACGTGGGAGCTGGGGTACCGGCTACTAGACTGAGTCAGTGAGACTTACCTCTCACCCCACCTCACCTCCTCCTGCCCGTTCTCTGACTGCTTCCGCTTCAGcttcccagactttttttttttttttttttaataaatcaggCACGGTTGTAGCCTCAGGGACTTTGCATTTGCCCGTGCCCCTGGCAAGGATGCTCTTCCTCCCGACATCATTActtcctccctcacctcctccaggagctCTTCCCTCCTTTCGCATTGCTGGGGGGCCCAGATCCCCACATCTCTTCGCTGTTCTACTTCTATCTTGGCAGCGTCTAATACACTCTGTTGATTCTCACAgtttatttactttgtttcttgCCCACTAGGCCGggaatttttgtcttttgtttcctaCTGTATTCCCTAGAACTGAggctggcacacagcaagcactCAGGTGAatgcttgctttttttgttttgttgttgtttaagattttatttattttttattcatgagagacacacacagagaggcagagacacaggcagagggagtagcaggctccgtgcagggagcccgaggcgggactcgatcccgggcctacacgatcacgccccgggccgaaggcaggcgctcaagcTCAACGGCTGAGCGGCCCAGGCGTCCCAAgtgaatgtttgctgaatgaatgcacGCCCCGCGGTCCCGCAGGGCTCCTGGAACTCAGTGGAGACGCCAGGGTGGGATCCCCTTGGGGCCTCTGCAGCCTGGGGAGCGGCGGGGCTCGGGGCCTGGCCCAGCCCGGGCTCCCCTCCTTCCCCGCGTCCTCCGCCTGCAGGTGGGCCATGTCGGCGCCTCCGCTGCGCACGCTgcagctgctgctcctgctgggcGCGACGTgggcgcgggcgggggccccGCGCTGCACCTACACCTTCGTGCTGCCGCAGCAGAAGTTCACGGGCGCCGTGTGCTGGAGCGGGCCGtccgccgcgcgccccgccgccgAGGCCGTGAACGCCAGCGAGGTGGCAGCGCTGCGCATGCGCGTGGGCCGCCACGAGGAGCTTCTGCGCGAACTCCAGCGGCTGGCGGCGGCCGACGGCGCGGTGGCGGGAGAGGTGCGCGCGCTGCGCAAGGAGAGCCGCGGCCTGAGCGCGCGCCTGGGCCAGCTGCGCGCGCAGCTGCAGCACGAggcgggcccgggggcgggcccgggggcggggccgggcccagGGGCGGAGCCCGCCGCGCTGCTGGCGCTGCTCGGGGAGCGCGTGCTCAACGTGTCCGCGGAGGCGCAGCGCGCCGCCGCCCGCTTCCACCAGCTGGATGTCAAGTTCCGGGAGCTGGCGCAGCTGGTCACCCGGCAGAGTGGCCTCATCGCCCGCCTGGAGCGCCTGTGCCCGGGGGGCACGGGCGGGCAGCAGCAGGTAACGTCTAAGCTCGGCAGAGTCGCTGTCACTTCCTGCGTGCGGCCTCAGTGAGAACGGGCTCCTGCACCCCCGCGCACGGTCTCTGATCCGCAGATCTGAAACCCGAAAGGGCCCCAAGCCTGATTCCTGCCGCTCCTCCCACAGCTCATTTGGGTCAGGACGAGACTGGTGGCTAAATCTTTACTTATCCActtaacatttaatataaatattatgttatattaaatataataaatataacacaaaCATTTAATATGAATGTTTGTAGAGCCTGTATTCAAGCATATTATTTTAGGTACAGAGCGGAGACCCATGGTACGGAGGTGCTATGTGATATACATATGGGCCGTGATACTGTTTCTAACTGCTGCCATATTGTCCTTAATTCCGGGTCATGGCTGGCCCTGATTTTGAATAAGGTTGTTGCTTTGTGACAATCCACACCTTACGGGGCTGTTGGGAGGATTCTAAGTTAATACGCATTGTCGGAGGTACTCGCATCATCCCTACTTTGCAGAGAAAGGGCGTCAGAGCTACAAATCAGTGGCTGTGAACACCAGAGGGGGGATTTaggcccagctctgcccttgACAGCTAGTTAGGCTTTGGGGAGTATCAGTTCTAGGGCTGGGACATGCCCCTGCCTCATCTCCCACCCATCTGGGTGTTGGTAGATTTAGGGGCCCAGTGTCTTTTCAACTGAAGGCTAGTGCAATCACATCTTAGTCTCTTGGTCACCCCAGGTGCTGCCACCACCTCTGGTCCCTGTGGTTCCAGTCAGTCTGGTGGGTGGCACTAATGACACCAGCAGGAGGCTAGACCCAGCTCCAGAGCCCCAGAGAGACCAGACCCTGAGACAGCAGGGGCCCTTGGCCTCTCCCATGCCTGCAGGGCACCCTGCTGTCCCCACCAAGCCAACAGGTAAGATGAGGGCAGGGCTGTTGGGGTGAGGAGCGAGGGGACCCCCAGTGCAGTGGGAGTAGAGGGAAATAGGAGCCAGCATTTTAATGGCAGATTTTTCTCATGGTAAGGGGACCGGAGGAAATGCTTCTATTCCGGTGTTGGAACAAGGAGCTATGGCTCTCATTCTGATAAAGACCCAAATTCTTACTGTTATATGAAAATGGGAAAGGAGGTACTTTTCTTTTGATGAGGGGACAGGGAATTTCAGATTGCTTATTGGTAAGCATTTAAGCTCGATCAGAGTGTCATGTTCAGAATTCCTATTCTGGTGAGATTGTAGAACCAAGATTTAAGTACCCCAGGCTCCACATTTACTGTAGTGAGAAAAGAATGAACTAGTCTTAACTCAGGTACTGGAGACTGGATATTGGCACTCTTATTTTGGTCAGGGAATGGGAGAGGCAGGACTGCTATTTTGGTAAGGGGATGATATGAGAATCAGGACTCTTATCCCAGCAAGGGATTGGTAGGTCCAGGCTATGTGGTCCCCATGTCTGCACCCACAGGGCCATGGCAGGATTGTGCAGAGGCCCACCAGGCAGGCCACAGGCAGAGCGGCGTCTATGAGCTGCAGCTGGGCCGGCATGTAGTGTCAGTGTGGTGTGAGCAACAGCTGGAGGGGGGAGGCTGGACTGTGATCCAAAGGCGACAAGATGGGTCCGTcaacttcttcaccacctggCAGCACTACAAGGTAGGCGCGTGTGAGCAGGGGCAAGGCTGGGCCGGGGAGGGGAGGCGACCTGCTTCTGACCTGACCTCCCTATCCTGCCAGGTGGGCTTCGGGCAGCCTGATGGGGAATACTGGCTGGGCCTGGAACCTGTGCATCAACTGACCAGCCGTGGAGACCATGAGTTACTGGTGCTCCTCGAGGACTGGGGAGGGCGTGGGGCGCGTGCCCATTATGATGGTTTCTCCTTGGAGCCTGAGAGCGACTACTATCGCCTACGGCTTGGCCAGTACCATGGAGATGCTGGAGACTCTCTTTCCTGGCACAATGACAAGCCTTTCAGCACCGTGGATAGGGACCGAGACTCCTATTCTGGTAAGGATAGCTCTTattttggtggggggtggggatagggGAGTTGGGACTCCTTAGGagtgaaaagaatgaaagtgaGTGTGGTGAGACTTTCCTGGTAAGAATCAGGGTAAGCAAGAGAACAGAGGAGAGGACTTTTATTCTGGTGAGGGGATAGAGAGCCTAGATTCCTTCTTTAATGAGGCAATTCCTTCCTAATAGAGTCAAGATTCCTGTTCTTGAAAGGTGAAAGGCAGGGAGTGAGAGCTTGGAGTCTTATTCTAGAAAGGAAGTGGAGAAGATTTCTTTCCCCAATAAAAGTAGAGCTCCTGGTTTTCAGAAAGGGTGGAAAAGGTGTCCTTGTCCTTTGACAGGGGTATAGGAAGGAATTAAAGCTACTAGTCCAAAAACGAAAGTGGGGGTCAGGACTCTCAATCTGGcgaggagaaagaaaatcaaggttGTATTCAGTAAGAGTGAGAAGGGCCAAGAGGATGCCTGACAAAAGCCTTGCACTAGTGAGGTACTGGTAGAGGCTTTTATTTTGGTGACAGGATatgggtttttctctctcttcaggtAACTGTGCCCTGTACCAGCGGGGAGGCTGGTGGTACCACGCCTGTGCCCACTCCAACCTCAACGGCGTGTGGCATCGTGGTGGCCATTACCGCAGCCGCTATCAGGACGGCGTCTACTGGGCCGAGTTTCGTGGTGGGGCTTACTCTCTCAAGAAGGTTGCCATGCTGATCCGGCCCCTGAGGCTGTgacatctgtccatctgtcccccAGGCCCAGGGGATGTTTGTCAGCAGGAGCCCAAGTTATCCTGGCCACACTTGCTTTGTGACTTAGTGTGGGCCATGGCCCACAGACCTTCTTCTTGTATCTgctccccagggccctggaatgcCCCTGCCAGTATCTCAGACCCCAATGGCTCCCCGAGAGCATTTAGATCTCAGTTTGAGCTCATATTTTATAACAACACAGAATCTCCACAGAGTGTGTCTAGTTTGCATGTCAGGGGTCACTCCCCGTGCCcgccctcttcctcctcttcctcctcctcctttaggTCCTCCAGGATGAGGTTGTCCAGGTCTTCCAGGAGGCTCCCCTGGCTCAGGCAGGTGGCCACAGTGGAGCCACTGCTGATGTGCGGGTTGCTGGGGTGCAGGACCGTAGGCAGGTGGTTCTGCTTCCGGCTCTTGGGGTGTGCGCAGGACGTCCCAGGCACATGGGGCTCTGAGGAGGAAGAGGCTCTGAGGTCATGGAGCTTGAGGCCATGTAAGACTCTGGGGGCGAAGGGGCTGCA encodes:
- the ANGPTL6 gene encoding angiopoietin-related protein 6 isoform X1 → MVIVSPLTREFKKMIPGVHSGYEFRTLGTGRRTLLPESESAEAPAGPSAPPRTSCACFKLCQTQGLGPERWAMSAPPLRTLQLLLLLGATWARAGAPRCTYTFVLPQQKFTGAVCWSGPSAARPAAEAVNASEVAALRMRVGRHEELLRELQRLAAADGAVAGEVRALRKESRGLSARLGQLRAQLQHEAGPGAGPGAGPGPGAEPAALLALLGERVLNVSAEAQRAAARFHQLDVKFRELAQLVTRQSGLIARLERLCPGGTGGQQQVLPPPLVPVVPVSLVGGTNDTSRRLDPAPEPQRDQTLRQQGPLASPMPAGHPAVPTKPTGPWQDCAEAHQAGHRQSGVYELQLGRHVVSVWCEQQLEGGGWTVIQRRQDGSVNFFTTWQHYKVGFGQPDGEYWLGLEPVHQLTSRGDHELLVLLEDWGGRGARAHYDGFSLEPESDYYRLRLGQYHGDAGDSLSWHNDKPFSTVDRDRDSYSGNCALYQRGGWWYHACAHSNLNGVWHRGGHYRSRYQDGVYWAEFRGGAYSLKKVAMLIRPLRL
- the P2RY11 gene encoding P2Y purinoceptor 11 isoform X2, whose translation is MGQSGRSRHQKRARAQAQLRNLEAYAAQPHSFVFARGRAGRGVRQLSLDLRRVMEPLTATRLQIRKKNTLKDCVAVAGPLGVTHFLILSKTETNIYFKLMRLPGGPTLTFRINKYTLVRDVVSSLRRHRMHEQQFAHPPLLVLNSFGPHGMHVKLMATMFQNLFPSINVHKVNLNTIKRCLLINYNPDSQELDFRHYSIKVVPVGASRGMKKLLQEKFPNMSRLQDISELLATGAGLSESEAEPDGEHNITELPQAVAGRGNMRAQQSAVRLTEIGPRMTLQLIKIQEGVGEGNVLFHSFVHKTEEELQAILAAKEEKLRLKAQRQDQQAQNVQRKREQREAHKKKSLAGMKRTRAEASGDSDAEDPGAPPETEGAGQQEEEEDEAEYFRQAVGEEPDEDMFPKAAKRGQFTGPPGKKPRGKERRPDGGALTCSANFSVEIDREFSRFQAAFLCPMLVVEFLVAVASNGLAFYRFVTREQRPWHPAVVFSAQLAISDLLYALTLLPLAAYFYPPKNWQYGEFACRLERFLFTCNLLGSVIFVTCISLNRYLGIVHPFFTRSSWRPKHAWAVSAAGWALAALLAAPTLSFSHLKRPQREGSCVTERPEACTKCLGMADDLRLEAYRAYTLVLAVLGCGVPLLLTLTAYSALGWAVLRSHGMTAAEKLRVAALVASSLALYASSYVPYYITQVLNVQARQRWRARCPGFASLNEAKAAVDQMTYRTHQIMRGLMPLAICIHPLLYMAVAPSLGCCHQSCCSCSNSQMPEDTGNSGQVLPLNVTATPPKRGALVP
- the ANGPTL6 gene encoding angiopoietin-related protein 6 isoform X2 produces the protein MVIVSPLTREFKKMIPGVHSGYEFRTLGTGRRTLLPEKAPAGPSAPPRTSCACFKLCQTQGLGPERWAMSAPPLRTLQLLLLLGATWARAGAPRCTYTFVLPQQKFTGAVCWSGPSAARPAAEAVNASEVAALRMRVGRHEELLRELQRLAAADGAVAGEVRALRKESRGLSARLGQLRAQLQHEAGPGAGPGAGPGPGAEPAALLALLGERVLNVSAEAQRAAARFHQLDVKFRELAQLVTRQSGLIARLERLCPGGTGGQQQVLPPPLVPVVPVSLVGGTNDTSRRLDPAPEPQRDQTLRQQGPLASPMPAGHPAVPTKPTGPWQDCAEAHQAGHRQSGVYELQLGRHVVSVWCEQQLEGGGWTVIQRRQDGSVNFFTTWQHYKVGFGQPDGEYWLGLEPVHQLTSRGDHELLVLLEDWGGRGARAHYDGFSLEPESDYYRLRLGQYHGDAGDSLSWHNDKPFSTVDRDRDSYSGNCALYQRGGWWYHACAHSNLNGVWHRGGHYRSRYQDGVYWAEFRGGAYSLKKVAMLIRPLRL